The following proteins are co-located in the Calliphora vicina chromosome 2, idCalVici1.1, whole genome shotgun sequence genome:
- the LOC135950330 gene encoding transmembrane reductase CYB561D2-like isoform X1 → MKRVSKLKCLNMESLNTTTCSTIRTDYGSTTLKISIGNKSSDNGDTNGSDNATATATTSYDIGYHSLPHTSSTNLFAKSRFSRMSMDTMPNSETRQILQRLEYFLNVLNQICIGFVTIYMSWMCLRTGLAGTGLHAWLVTIGFSFLMAEAIMCHYNHNVLTFNYRRNTKTTIHWVLQVLGGGCGIAGVLIKCIQKNFSLHSIHGKLGFAAFILCCISFASGLTALFSTKVKRILSPLLNKTFHNILGISTFSVALCAQYYGYDTGFFSRKAPSDDFIILMKCLTLISLVLSCLGALKALYHKSSNIVRHYS, encoded by the exons atgaagaGAGTATCGAAACTAAAatg ccTTAACATGGAATCATTAAATACTACAACTTGCAGTACCATTCGAACCGATTACGGCAGCACAACGttaaaaatttctattggcaATAAGTCATCGGATAACGGGGATACGAACGGCTCGGACAACGCTACAGCAACAGCCACGACCTCTTACGATATCGGCTATCACAGTCTGCCGCATACGTCGTCTACGAACTTATTTGCAAAATCGAGATTTTCCAGAATGTCTATGGACACCATGCCGAACAGTGAAACACGTCAAATATTACAACGTTTAgaatattttctaaatgttcTCAATCAGATTTGCATTGGCTTTGTCACGATCTATATGAGTTGGATGTGCTTGCGCACAGGATTAGCTGGTACGGGTCTGCATGCCTGGTTGGTGACAATTGGG TTCTCTTTTCTTATGGCTGAAGCTATAATGTGTCATTACAACCACAATGTTTTGACCTTTAACTATAGAAGAAATACCAAAACCACTATACATTGGGTGCTGCAGGTCTTGGGCGGTGGCTGTGGCATTGCTGGCGTTCTAatcaaatgtatacaaaaaaatttttcactgCACTCTATACATGGGAAATTAG gTTTCGCTGCCTTCATCTTATGTTGCATTAGTTTTGCTTCCGGTTTAACGgcattattttcaacaaaagtcAAGAGAATATTAAGTCCTTTgctaaataaaacttttcacaATATCTTGGGTATTAGCACATTTTCTGTAGCTCTATGTGCCCAATATTATGGCTACGATACCGGTTTCTTTTCCCGCAAAGCACCCTCAgatgattttattatattaatgaaatgcTTGACCTTAATATCGTTGGTACTCTCATGTTTGGGTGCCTTAAAGGCCCTATATCATAAATCATCGAATATAGTTAGACATTACAGTTAG
- the LOC135950854 gene encoding transmembrane reductase CYB561D2-like, translating into MPMDTKPVSETRPMHALVFDRLEIIFNIINQMCIGFVTIYISWMYLRTGLAGTGLHAWLTTIGFSFLMAEGIMCHYKHNILTLNFRRETKTIIHWVLQVLGGGIGIAGVLIQLIHDKFDLFNTHAKLGFAAFILCCISFVTGLSALFSTTLKRILSPLLNKTFHNILGIGTFVVALSAQYYGYNTGLFTRNVPSKDFVILMKCLTLISLILSCLGPLRTLFFILKA; encoded by the exons ATGCCTATGGATACTAAGCCGGTTAGTGAAACGCGTCCCATGCATGCTCTCGTTTTTGATcgtttggaaataatttttaatattattaatcaaATGTGCATTGGATTTGTAACGATCTATATAAGTTGGATGTATCTGCGTACAGGATTAGCTGGTACAGGTCTGCATGCATGGCTGACAACAATAGGG tTCTCCTTCCTTATGGCCGAAGGTATAATGTGTCATTACAAACACAATATACTGACCCTAAACTTTCGAAGAGAAACCAAAACCATCATACATTGGGTCCTACAAGTATTGGGCGGAGGAATTGGCATTGCGGGCGTACTAATCCAACTTATACATGACAAATTCGATCTCTTCAACACTCATGCTAAATTAG gtTTTGCCGCTTTCATCTTGTGTTGCATCAGTTTCGTTACCGGTTTATCGGCCTTATTTTCAACGACATTGAAAAGAATTCTGAGTCCTCTgctaaataaaacttttcacaATATTTTGGGTATAGGAACATTTGTGGTAGCTTTGAGTGCCCAATATTATGGCTACAATACCGGATTATTTACTCGCAATGTTCCCTCAAaagattttgttatattaatgaaatgttTGACCTTAATATCGTTGATACTCTCGTGTTTGGGTCCTTTGAGGACTCTGTTTT TTATACTTAAAGCATAA
- the ref(2)P gene encoding protein ref(2)P, with the protein MDQNFLKITYHLGAKKMNAYLKMPSPTYHVLKKEIEMCIFEERKQPRCEIRTFWIDEDHDEIEIINQCDYEIFMTKRSLRQHLQVAPIGATAEEQPDGAPAAAATKASVTTTSTESATTNQATVPPAAGSYDFAVHEHVECDACLMAPIMGFRYKCIQCPNYDLCQNCESKHIHSEHMMVRMPTNNCPNVIEAYVTGRTSRRHGKRSKTSCPVVKNGLSVVIDDELETGNATGTESADQSSPANGKEQQRHRGRNHHHRRHHRNNFFSHLYEMMHDLAEGGGAAAAAHAMGETTTSTKSSTSTTGPQTTTTSTTATNVPVFENETTNNIAAAAAAAAHMAAQKAHETAVKTAEIAAKIAHESAVQAAKNVNENTVGAPSTSASATAAATADVGEKEKEATKEKVDATTSPRDFEPQPNPVPVMPSPSLESLAQFLDPQYMKTGIQILNNFSDMFAKMLDPMDVDGGENQIYPNLRKNSTTSTKSSVSSNPNSLGSDKKSASENLIEKEQQNQEQTMEAKQPESDASSHVEIDDLGSDSENDSVSESFIKLDAPKEANIGTPSSYKSTSAAASAQTTPPQSLDKSKVMDFAQLSADLKAHIAEEAANDSSSTTVETTVTATNDAVDNANGSTTTITSTTTASEPVVTTSSTTTSTTTTPGKPEEKRAVPVYHVDQRINNAVHAMMSMGFSNEGAWLTQLLENVNGNISEALDLMSVAQRGGSR; encoded by the exons atGGATCAAAATTTCCTTAAGATTACCTATCATTTGGGTGCCAAGAAAATGAATGCCTACTTGAAAATGCCTTCGCCCACTTACCATGTCCTTAAGAAGGAAATCGAAATGTGTATATTCGAGGAACGCAAACAGCCACGTTGTGAAATACGTACATTCTGGATAG acgAGGACCATGATGAAATCGAAATTATCAATCAATGCGACTATGAAATTTTCATGACCAAACGTTCATTGCGTCAACACTTGCAAGTCGCCCCCATTGGTGCAACTGCAGAGGAACAGCCGGATGGTGCTCCTGCCGCCGCCGCCACTAAAGCCTCAGTAACAACAACATCTACTGAGTCGGCTACCACCAATCAAGCTACGGTACCACCAGCTGCTGGTTCTTATGACTTTGCCGTACACGAGCATGTCGAATGTGATGCTTGTCTTATGGCCCCCATTATGGGTTTCCGCTACAAGTGCATTCAGTGTCCCAACTATGATCTATGTCAGAATTGTGAATCCAAACATATACACTCCGAACACATGATGGTACGCATGCCAACTAACAATTGCCCCAATGTTATTGAGGCCTATGTTACGGGACGCACATCGCGTCGTCATGGCAAACGTTCCAAAACCTCTTGTCCAGTCGTTAAAAATGGCCTGTCCGTGGTCATTGATGATGAGCTGGAGACTGGCAATGCTACCGGAACAGAAAGTGCTGATCAGTCTTCGCCTGCTAATGGCAAAGAACAACAACGTCATCGTGGCCgtaatcatcatcatcgtcgtcatcatcgtaataatttcttttcacaTTTGTACGAAATGATGCATGATTTGGCTGAGGGTGGTGGTGCTGCCGCTGCTGCTCATGCTATGGGTGAAACCACGACCTCTACCAAAAGTAGCACTTCTACCACAGGTCCTCAAACGACCACAACTTCGACAACTGCAACTAATGTGCcagtttttgaaaatgaaaCAACAAACAATATTGCAGCCGCAGCTGCTGCTGCCGCCCATATGGCTGCCCAAAAAGCTCATGAAACTGCTGTTAAAACTGCAGAAATAGCTGCTAAAATTGCTCATGAATCTGCTGTACAAGCAGCCAAGAATGTTAACGAGAACACGGTTGGTGCTCCTTCAACCTCTGCTTCAGCTACCGCTGCAGCTACTGCTGATGTTGGTGAAAAAGAAAAGGAAGCTACTAAAGAAAAG gTTGATGCCACTACATCGCCACGCGATTTTGAACCTCAACCCAATCCAGTTCCCGTCATGCCCTCACCATCTTTGGAAAGTCTTGCTCAGTTCTTAGATCCTCAGTACATGAAGACTGGCATACAGATTTTGAATAACTTCAGCGATATGTTTGCCAAAATGTTAGACCCCATGGATGTCGATGGAGGTGAAAACCAGATTTATCCTAATTTACGTAAAAACTCTACAACTTCTACCAAATCGTCCGTTTCCTCCAACCCTAATAGTTTGGGCAGCGACAAGAAATCTGCTAGCGAAAATTTAATCGAAAAGGAACAACAAAATCAAGAGCAAACTATGGAAGCCAAACAGCCGGAAAGTGATGCTTCGTCACATGTTGAAATTGATGATTTGGGCAGTGATAGTGAAAATGACAGTGTTTCTGAGTCGTTCATTAAGTTAGATGCTCCCAAAGAAGCCAATATCGGTACACCTTCTTCGTATAAATCGACTTCAGCTGCAGCCTCGGCTCAGACTACACCACCTCAGTCGTTGGATAAATCAAAGGTTATGGATTTTGCCCAACTAAGTGCAGATTTGAAGGCTCATATTGCCGAAGAAGCTGCAAATGATTCATCATCGACCACTGTTGAAACTACTGTTACGGCTACTAATGATGCTGTTGATAATGCAAATGGCTCTACAACAACTATAACTTCTACCACTACTGCTAGCGAACCAGTAGTTACTACATCCTCTACCACAACTTCGACTACTACAACTCCCGGCAAGCCTGAGGAGAAACGCGCTGTACCCGTTTATCATGTTG ACCAACGCATTAATAATGCTGTTCATGCCATGATGTCTATGGGCTTCAGCAACGAGGGTGCTTGGCTAACACAACTATTGGAAAATGTTAATGGCAACATATCCGAAGCTTTGGATCTTATGTCTGTGGCTCAACGTGGTGGTagccgttaa
- the LOC135950330 gene encoding transmembrane reductase CYB561D2-like isoform X2 has translation MESLNTTTCSTIRTDYGSTTLKISIGNKSSDNGDTNGSDNATATATTSYDIGYHSLPHTSSTNLFAKSRFSRMSMDTMPNSETRQILQRLEYFLNVLNQICIGFVTIYMSWMCLRTGLAGTGLHAWLVTIGFSFLMAEAIMCHYNHNVLTFNYRRNTKTTIHWVLQVLGGGCGIAGVLIKCIQKNFSLHSIHGKLGFAAFILCCISFASGLTALFSTKVKRILSPLLNKTFHNILGISTFSVALCAQYYGYDTGFFSRKAPSDDFIILMKCLTLISLVLSCLGALKALYHKSSNIVRHYS, from the exons ATGGAATCATTAAATACTACAACTTGCAGTACCATTCGAACCGATTACGGCAGCACAACGttaaaaatttctattggcaATAAGTCATCGGATAACGGGGATACGAACGGCTCGGACAACGCTACAGCAACAGCCACGACCTCTTACGATATCGGCTATCACAGTCTGCCGCATACGTCGTCTACGAACTTATTTGCAAAATCGAGATTTTCCAGAATGTCTATGGACACCATGCCGAACAGTGAAACACGTCAAATATTACAACGTTTAgaatattttctaaatgttcTCAATCAGATTTGCATTGGCTTTGTCACGATCTATATGAGTTGGATGTGCTTGCGCACAGGATTAGCTGGTACGGGTCTGCATGCCTGGTTGGTGACAATTGGG TTCTCTTTTCTTATGGCTGAAGCTATAATGTGTCATTACAACCACAATGTTTTGACCTTTAACTATAGAAGAAATACCAAAACCACTATACATTGGGTGCTGCAGGTCTTGGGCGGTGGCTGTGGCATTGCTGGCGTTCTAatcaaatgtatacaaaaaaatttttcactgCACTCTATACATGGGAAATTAG gTTTCGCTGCCTTCATCTTATGTTGCATTAGTTTTGCTTCCGGTTTAACGgcattattttcaacaaaagtcAAGAGAATATTAAGTCCTTTgctaaataaaacttttcacaATATCTTGGGTATTAGCACATTTTCTGTAGCTCTATGTGCCCAATATTATGGCTACGATACCGGTTTCTTTTCCCGCAAAGCACCCTCAgatgattttattatattaatgaaatgcTTGACCTTAATATCGTTGGTACTCTCATGTTTGGGTGCCTTAAAGGCCCTATATCATAAATCATCGAATATAGTTAGACATTACAGTTAG
- the LOC135951100 gene encoding uncharacterized protein LOC135951100, protein MSCNNYDVFNSLPVDNFIFNSHEDVILSSPIQTQSLRHTLIFGMNLFNHIVIVVLTLAMAYKCWLLEFKKTALHAHLCTMGFVLLMAEGMMVRYQGNLLLNRYMQSSTKTLIHGLLQFVGGSLGIGGTLQKYWGKETHFKSIHAKLGLAACILCVINFVSGLVSLFFPASLGAMRLFHGILGLSTFIIGMLCQFYGYETGFFNRNFSVRQKHFYKFFTLVILALTTIGPLKLMVFKLNKLIYESL, encoded by the exons atgtcgtGTAATAATTATGATG ttttcaactctTTACCAGTAgacaatttcattttcaactcCCACGAAGATGTCATCCTTTCGTCGCCCATTCAAACACAAAGTCTTAGACATACACTGATTTTTGGTATGAATCTTTTCAATCATATAGTCATTGTGGTGCTAACTCTAGCCATGGCCTACAAATGTTGGCTGTTGGAATTTAAAAAGACTGCCTTACATGCTCATTTGTGTACGATGGGT TTTGTTCTCTTAATGGCTGAAGGCATGATGGTGCGCTATCAAGGCAATTTATTGCTCAATCGATATATGCAATCCTCCACAAAAACCCTAATACATGGTTTGTTGCAATTTGTGGGAGGTTCTTTGGGCATTGGAGGCACGTTACAAAAGTATTGGGGCAAGGAGACACATTTCAAATCGATACATGCTAAATTAG GTCTAGCAGCTTGCATTTTATGTGTTATCAATTTTGTTAGCGGCTTGGTTAGTCTCTTCTTTCCAGCCTCCCTTGGCGCTATGCGTTTATTCCATGGCATTTTGGGTTTGTCCACCTTTATTATTGGCATGTTGTGTCAGTTTTATGGCTATGAGACTGGTTTCTTTAATCGTAATTTCTCTGTtagacaaaaacatttttataaattttttacccTTGTGATTTTAGCTTTAACTACAATTGGACCACTCAAATTAATGgtctttaaattaaacaaattaatttatgaatctctgtga